One window of the Novipirellula caenicola genome contains the following:
- a CDS encoding alpha-1,3-galactosidase-related protein: MKFRWYCWLAALIPIALMPQTQAEEINVADHGVLPGEDATYPLLRLIQSVEGESDITLVFPKGTYRFAPDNALEQFRAVSNHDNSLKRMGFPLFGFKNITIDGGGSTFLFHGRISPIVIDSSSGATLQNFSIDWDRPFHSELTVVENNKGDDTFTVEVDRDRYPYTIKHGEVLFDRDGWSDPFGSNIVFDPKTQSPIYDTKKYIVNYSKPVKVTAVGKNRIRFHANGRALPPVGSVLITYGVNPTSRLCPAIHVANSRDIHIENVTVHAAGGMALIAERTENVTLEKMVVTSTSDRLVATRADATHFVGCRGTVKLENCLFEHMLDDGINVHGAFVKIEEYLGDNRFIGAISHPQQWGLMFAAPGDKVAILSRETVLPFHQTSVEKIEVLNEERFIVTVSDVPDDLPDGPLSMENLTWYPDVVMKHNTIRQNRARGALITTKGKVLIDSNYFSSQMHGILIEGDNKKWYESGGVQDVTISNNVFDNIGFEGGPVYPLLASPLLTDEQRMGEGHFHRNIRFLNNTIRSFNGLVAQTRSVSGLTIAGNTLEFSSDYPANSEYPSIDLHYCDNAQIVDNTATGFDHALTIAQSADSTDVEIKDNIGFQAESK, from the coding sequence ATGAAATTCAGATGGTATTGTTGGCTCGCCGCCTTGATTCCAATCGCGTTGATGCCGCAGACCCAGGCCGAAGAAATCAACGTCGCTGATCATGGCGTTCTGCCCGGCGAAGATGCGACCTACCCCCTGCTTCGCTTGATCCAATCGGTCGAAGGCGAAAGCGACATTACACTTGTCTTTCCCAAGGGCACGTATCGATTCGCCCCCGACAATGCCCTTGAACAATTTCGCGCCGTCTCGAACCACGACAATAGTTTGAAACGAATGGGTTTCCCGCTGTTTGGTTTCAAGAACATCACTATCGACGGCGGCGGTTCGACGTTTCTGTTTCATGGACGGATCAGCCCGATCGTGATCGATAGCAGCAGCGGGGCAACGCTTCAAAATTTCTCAATCGACTGGGACCGTCCGTTTCATAGCGAGCTAACCGTCGTCGAAAACAACAAAGGCGATGACACATTTACGGTCGAAGTGGATCGCGATCGTTATCCGTACACAATCAAACATGGCGAGGTCCTGTTTGACCGCGATGGTTGGAGCGACCCTTTTGGATCGAACATTGTGTTTGATCCCAAAACCCAGTCGCCCATTTACGACACAAAAAAATATATTGTTAACTACTCCAAACCGGTCAAGGTGACCGCTGTTGGCAAGAACCGGATTCGCTTCCATGCCAACGGACGGGCGCTGCCTCCGGTCGGATCGGTATTGATCACTTACGGGGTGAATCCAACCAGCCGTCTGTGCCCAGCAATTCACGTTGCCAATTCCCGTGACATTCACATCGAAAATGTGACGGTTCATGCGGCGGGTGGGATGGCATTGATTGCCGAACGGACCGAGAACGTCACGCTTGAAAAGATGGTCGTCACCTCAACATCCGATCGGCTGGTCGCCACCCGCGCCGACGCCACACACTTTGTCGGATGTCGAGGCACCGTCAAACTGGAAAACTGCTTGTTCGAACACATGCTTGATGACGGCATCAACGTTCACGGTGCCTTCGTTAAAATCGAAGAGTATCTAGGTGACAACCGATTCATCGGTGCGATCAGCCATCCACAGCAATGGGGGCTGATGTTCGCCGCCCCAGGTGACAAGGTTGCCATCCTGTCTCGCGAAACCGTCCTGCCATTTCATCAAACCTCGGTCGAAAAAATCGAGGTCCTAAATGAAGAACGATTTATCGTCACGGTTTCGGATGTCCCCGACGATCTGCCAGACGGTCCGCTGTCAATGGAAAATCTGACTTGGTATCCCGACGTGGTCATGAAACACAACACCATTCGCCAGAACCGTGCACGTGGGGCATTGATCACGACCAAGGGCAAAGTATTGATCGACAGTAACTATTTTTCTTCGCAGATGCACGGCATCTTGATCGAAGGCGACAACAAGAAATGGTACGAATCCGGTGGCGTCCAAGATGTCACGATTTCGAACAATGTTTTCGACAACATTGGCTTCGAAGGAGGTCCGGTCTACCCGTTACTTGCTTCTCCGCTATTGACGGACGAACAACGAATGGGCGAAGGACATTTCCACCGCAATATCCGCTTCCTCAATAACACCATCCGCAGCTTCAATGGCTTGGTGGCTCAGACGCGATCGGTCAGCGGGTTGACGATTGCCGGCAACACATTGGAATTTAGTAGCGATTACCCCGCCAATTCCGAGTATCCGTCGATCGACCTGCATTATTGCGATAACGCGCAAATCGTCGACAATACCGCCACCGGGTTTGACCACGCCCTGACGATCGCGCAGTCCGCCGACTCGACCGATGTCGAAATCAAAGACAACATTGGCTTTCAAGCCGAGAGCAAATAG